The sequence below is a genomic window from Harpia harpyja isolate bHarHar1 chromosome 3, bHarHar1 primary haplotype, whole genome shotgun sequence.
GAAGTGCGACTGTGtttaaataattcattattaataaaaatatactcCTAGCATCAAATCAAGTCAACagctaaaaaaggaaaagtgtaaTTGACTTCTTACTGGACCCATTGCAAAACATTCTTTatcactttcttttcaaaatcatgTTTCATCACACTGGGTTTGCCACTCTCTTTACAATCTTTTACAATCTTACTGAAGATTGTAAAGGCTCTGACACAGAGCTGTGCCTTGCAAGCCTCTCAAGAATATGCTTCGAAGGATAACCAACAGCCTGAATGCAGAAGTAATGTGAATGAAACAATACTGCGGACAGAAGAGCAGCTCTGCCAGGTTTCTGTTTGACTTACGCTGGGGTAGAGATGCAGGCAGGGTGTGAGCTGGCCGGGACCGTATCATAGCGTTCAAAATGAAGAGGGCAGGAGACAGAGCTGGAGGAATTTGGGCATATTATTACTTCCAGGCAATCAGATAATCAGCAAACAACCAGTTATCTGTTCATAAACCCCACAAAATGCTGTTAACCCCTGAGTCAGTCTCAGGCCAACAAGGCGTGACATGTTTTGGCTCTGGCTCTTGTCTTGTTtcgttttgctttgtttttctcatttccataGCACTTCAGATGAGGAGAGACCAGCAGTCTGAGCTCCCCTGTGCGCTGCACCCCGTGGTCAGCCTGAGGAGCCGAGAGTAAGTGGTGGGTAGCCTCCACGAGCTCCACACATCCCTCCGTCCCTTGTAACAGCAGGGGATTGACGATGGAAGATGAACCCAGTATGCAAACCATATCCTCCCTTACAATCAGCTATATGAGGCTATGCCAGCCTGGAGCTGCTGGTCAGGACCACCTTTTGGGATGAAacggaagaaaaggaaaacctttgCTATGTCACTTCAGAGGACACAGCTGGCCAATATGTTAGATACTTGAGAGGAAGGTGAAGAAGCACCTTGCTAATGattataataacaaaaaaatgaagccagCTGTGCAGTAGGAAAAAACAACTCCTTAAGACTctgctttggaggaaaaaaaccgtGTTATATCCTTTGCAGGCAAGCAGCTGAAGCCTTGACACATGAGGTCTGAAGACCTAATGCAGAAACGCAGAGGCCTGCAGAAAGCTGTGAAGCAACTCACGAGCTGGAAGGACTCTCCACCCCAATGCAGATACCCGCACTCATCCAATTTAATGCTACCCATCCCTCCACACTCCTCACAGCCTGGCTTATCACTTACCTTTAAAATTATTACTAATTTCCACTTTAACAAAGCAATTTCTGATCCAAAACTTAGATGCAAGAGTGGTTATCCATGTCGACCACCAACTCTTCCTTTCAGTTGCAGCTCTCGTAGACAGGGCTGCACCCTCCAAGGAGACTTTCTGGGAGTTTTTCCCAAATGGCTCGCCTGGCCTTTAATTGTAACTGAAATACATCTGCTCAGGTTGCAATCCTTCAACCAAAGGATCCCGCTCTTCCCAGAGCAGTAGCTTGTCTTCTTGCTCCTTACAACACCACTAATCTTTGTGCTGGCTCTGAACTTTTCCAGTCctgttttgttgggctttttaATCATTTTCTGGTGTGTTAATACTGgacaatttagaaaaaaacaataatTACTAGGAGACATTAGTGAAGGGAAGAGCCTTTGATTCCCCCCTACCCCCCACTTTCAAGTATTTGCTGTGATCAGGTTTTGGCCCCTACGCCGTACGCCTTGTTAACACCACGTCATGCAAATCTCTAACATCACAATGTCACGCAGTCCCAAGGCACATGCTTTGGAGAAACCCAAGTGTATTTTTCTGCATAGAGGTGTTTATCCCATCAAAGGTGGGGTCTAATCCCATCCcatagggaaaggaaaaattatgtaATGCGATCTGTCTTCCGAGAAGCCGTGCTAACCACATTAGTTAGGTTTGCAGCATGTAATACTTAGCTGCTAAAGCTACCTGTGCATATTCTTTTAACCAGGATggcttctcccccaaaaaacatATTGCAGGGTTTTTTGGAGCTTTTTACAACATTTCTGGAACTCTATCTGCAAGAGCACCCACAGAATGATCTGAATGATGTCCAGGTGGCATCAGCATCTCCACCATTAACCTCACGTTCCCAGCCATTGCATCACACTTTGGAAAACCGGCCGTTTTAAAGCCCTAAATATACATCTGAGTGGTTGGTATTGCATTGTGTTTGCACAACGTAAATGTCAACAGAGCCTGACCAGGGGTACCTAGGCAACAGCTGATTTTGAGGTCAGTGATTAACTCTTCTTTGTCAGAATGTAATTTACCATCAAATTATCTCTAGCTGAATACAGCACTTTCTGGATTAAAAAAGGCCTTCTTCCTATTTTTAGACACTGAAAGCTATTCTTATTGGTGGCAAGTGATGTTTGCTCCATTTTCTCCTGGTTGAAATACTGATGTTTATGAGGGGAGCAGTCTCTTAGGGACACTGCCCCCTACTCCGGGATTCCCAAGAGGAGGAACCGAAGGCTCAGCTCAGCCGCTGCACACCGTGCCGCTGTGTTTGTGGCCATAGCAGGGAgcaattgatttttatttttttatggcaCATATACACACTTCCTTGATTAGATAGAAAGTGGATGCTACCAATTAGCACATATATCAACAGCTTAGTAAAGTGTCGACACTGAACTTGCAttttgctccttccctccctccccagaccACTTTGCCACCTTCAGCTCTTCAAACTCCCTCATTTTTTCATGAACTTCTAGCTAGTGACTCAACCCATAATTCTGAGTTTAAAGCCTTCTATATTCTAGCACTGTGTTTCAAACCCATTCTGCTAACTCTTAGGGCTTGTTTGAAATAATAGCAAAAACCTGatagtgtattttaaaaggtCATTCTAGCAGTCACCTCAGGAAACAGGCCCCTCTGCAGGGATTCCAGAGATTAAGCAATCATCCTTCTGCCTGGAAAACTACACGTTTGTGATCTACATCAGTCTGAGCATTTGTTTGGAGGGGTCCAGACCGACAGGTATTAcagccctgggctctgccccTGCATTTGGTGCTGCCAAGCTGAGCGTGCTCACCCGCGGGGCGAGGAGGAGGGGAGTGGGCTGGGCGCCCGCCGGAGGGTGATGGGCTTTGCTTGCTGCCAGCACACGAGCGTTGCTTTGCCCATGGGTTTTTGCCAGCCTTTCCTGCTGCCTTAGGAGATGTAACCATCCCGGCCCCTACGCTCTGCCCTGTAAGCACCCTGCGATGCTAATAACTTCAACCTTGCCAACTTTACCTTTGGTTTACCTTGCATTAAAGCTGacaacaccagaaaaaaaaaaaagttttctgagaaTTTACAATTCTCTTTTACTGCCGCAGCTAAATAATCATCAATTTGTTTCTTGCTGGCAGGGACCCAGGCTGTTGAGCAATAATAGGCTTGTTTTGAAGTTGCTTTAATTTGTTCTCTTAGAAGAAATGTCTTTGCTAAGTGTTGCCAAGCTGACATGTAAAGAAATATGAAACTATACTCATATCTGGAAGACTCAAATAAAGTATGTAAAGCACTAAACTTCATAATAATAAGggtgtatatatatgtagatgCTATTGGTTTAAACCTGAGCCATTAATGTCTCTGGGTAATGTCTAATCTGACATGTAATACATTTGGCTGGGAGGTACGGATTTGTGCCTGTGATGCCAAATTCCCAGGCCAAGCACCCCAGGACAACATTCCCACCAGCGGGCAGGGACCTTGCTCTCTCCCCATACGGCACCCCGCTACTGAAGGTACGGCCTTCCTCTCTGCAGTAGCTCTTCGCCCACTTTCTCGCCGTTAACAAACAAGATCCTAGCgtttcttctgtgtctttttaTTACATAACCTTCTCTGATGTCTAGGTTTTCTTATAGTTTAGTGAGCCAGGCCCATCCAGTGTTTTTTGGCTACCACCTTGTAATTAGGAAGGTTAGCTGAGCCCTAGAAGAGATTGCCTAGGGAGATGAGACAAACTCCATCTACACCCGCCTGTGTAGTAACTAATCAGCAACTTATAGGATCACGTGAAACAACACAAAcattttagtgaaataaatttgcagcttctttttaCAAAGCTGCAAAAAGGCATTGGTTAGGTAGACTCAGGACTTCCTCACTTAGATGTGCAGAAAAGCCCTTGAACAATTTAAAGGCTAGTTTGAAGCCATTTAAAAACTTGAGCAAAAAGGTTTTGGAAACgtttaaaagaatgaaaacaataaaagacCTTGTTCCATTGCACTTGATGACACATCTAATCATGAACGACCTTTGCCACTGCtgatttctttccattaaaagaaCAAGcagggcaaggaaggaaaagttgCAAAATACGTGTATTTAGCTTCAGTATATTCATCACTGATCTCTAGAAATAAACAGAGTGGACCAGAGGCtatcttttttaataaaggtaAGCAATGACCGTGCCTTTCCTAACGAACTCTATACAAAACCATGTGCAGCTCTTTAGCATCCAAGTGTTGCTGGCAAACGTTATTCCTTCGGAAGCTAAGCCAGGTCCTCTGGCTTAGCCTGGCTGGCTGGTGGAAGTGGTCTGACAGATGTGGAGATTGCTAAGCAGATGTGTAGATCGTTCTTGTAGCCACTGGGTCCCTACCAAAAGATGAGATGAAAGCTCaagcacctgaaaaaaaataaacatcccTGGGTGGTGAGCACTCAGAAGAGGCACCTCCCAGGGCAGAGTCCCTGCCTGACTAAGCTTTAGAGGTCAAAGCTGCATCAAAAACTCATCCCAGCTGAAGTGGGAGTGGTAGGAGGAGAAGGGCTCATAGCCTGGGACCGTGCCACTGTCAGCCCTGGGCAGAACTGGCAGCTGCCAAAACGATGGGATGGGTCAGGGAGAGAAGGGGCTGGGTGGGACTCCTACCCCACAAAGtaaaagaggagaaggaagactCTCGGTTAAATTGTTGCAAAGAAGTCCTTTGAGAGCCATAAGTGAAAGTTCAAAATAGTGCTCGCTATGATTCTGTctatttttctgtacattttacgttttcttctcactgaaaaataaatgcatgataGCTCAAACTCTGCGGGTTTCAACCTAAGGTTCAGTCTGAGTTCATCCCTGACAATAAGTATTTGTTACACTATTTAAAGCAGGTTTTCACCTGCTTATGTGAAGTTTGTCCCTCTAGTTTCTGCTAGAGATTCACAGACCACATAAGACATAGTACTGCTTTCTGAAGCACCCATAAAATCCATTCGAGAAATGCAGTTTTGCAAATGCGACAGAGTAACCCAGGATTTTCATCCCAAGCGCGTGCTGGAAGAAGTGTGATAGTTGTGTTCATGTGTTTATGTGGTCCCATATAGCCTTACTGTGCaagtaaaatagatttttatagaCATGCAGGCTGTTTTCTCGACTGTATCTGCATGAGGCACAGAGAAGCCAAGCAGCTGAAGACTCATCAAAGGGGACTGACGGCACCATGAGTGCTGCATCAAGAAGCACAGTCAAGGACCGCGTGGGAAACGCGATGTGTGGCGGAGAAACGGGACTGTGTAGGATGCGATTGAAATTCTAAATGGCGCCTGAACCCCTCTGAGGTTTATGTCATCAGTAGGTTTCAGAATACAGCATGTTTGCAGGGGTACACTTGTCTAAATCTGAAGCATCAGCCAGGGGGTATCGTTAAAGAGGACCTAGTCATCGGTGACACCAGGTGACGAGGCTGAGTTCACCCAGTCAGCAAATTGATAAACTTGAAGAGGTGCCTAAGTGCATTGCTAAGTGtttaaaacatcttttcacaCCAGCTGCATAGAAATCTCTGAAATGTCAGCGCTGGTTAGCTCACCATCTGTGTtatccccctctctcctcccctcctcccaccttTATTTTAAGGCATCTTTACGTTGCCAGAAGAAAAATGATTCTTCAATATTTTCAGCATGTTATTGGAAAGATAAattctgaagtgcttttttttttggttccaaCTCATGCTATGTAAAGCGCATTTAATAATACTTAACATTTACTCAGCCTACTTATTAATCATTAAAGAATACCAACTATCAAAATAATCCATAGTTAACCAAAATTAAGTAATCACGTATTAAAATTACACCGCAATATTGCTCAGCTCTCAGAACAGATGGAGAAGTCAAGCAGAGAGTTTTTAGATTGTTTATTTCAgcaactttttaattttgttgctgcttaattttcagaaattcgCTGAGGTAATTACTGAGTTATATCATATGCTGCGCTTAGGTATGCACTGCTGAaacatagctttttatttttatatcctcCCGTGAGATCTGCGGATCCAGTCTCAGCTAGGAAGCCAAGATGAAAACATCTTGATGTCAGTGCAGGAGGTCTGGCCAGAcgtctctctctgctgctccttatGGTGCTGTGGTAGATGAGTGTGGCTGTTAGACGCCAGCTTTATCTACACTTTGAATCCTCTTTTTCCCACAACCAGTTCAAATTAAGAGCAATCCAGATGGCTCACCTTTTGTTGGAATGACTGATGCGAGCAGCTGTACTAAGAAGATAAAAGGCCCTTAAGGATAGCTCTGGAAATACAAAGAGTTCTCAAGGAGGTGTAACCATTTTAGTAAGCGTGGAGTTGGTCACTAACCCTGCCGATGGGTACTCGGCAACgtgagggagagggggaagatgCACAGCGCTGCTCGCTGAGCTCAGTAAGAACCTGACATGGACTGTAAGAGCATCCTCCTCTTGAAAGGGTAAAAGTCCAGAGAAATGCAGGGACTAAAGAGCCGGAAGAACTTGGAAAACACCTGACAAGGAGCAAAGTCAAGCTGGACACGTGCATCTCCCTTTCAGAGACACACTACGATGCTTGAGCAATTCTTTCACTGAGTGACATATGTGACAACAGGTAAGGGGTGTGACACTGGACTGGCTCATAGGTCACAAACTCTTCCTATGTCTTACTCTGAGATCCTAATGTTCTCATGAGGTTCCACCACACATGAAATGGTGTCTGCCTTGATAGCATGGGCTCTCAGTGTTTTCAGTTAAGGAAAAAGTATTCGAGCACATAGAGGTTTAAAATTACGTATATCGAGAATATAAAAAGCATACACTGCCTTACGATATACGTGCTATTGCAGAGAAGACCCACCACATACTTGCTTCCCAGAGGTAATAGGTTGGTGAAAGACGTGACAAATCACCCACAGTCGAGACCTTCCACACCACATTTCATTACTGAAAAGCAGATAAATTACGTATTTCTCTCTGTGCTTTATAGATGTCACAAAAATACTGCAGATCTTACAGTTGCATTGTGCAGCCCAGCTGGTTCATGTTTGTAAACCTGACTTGCGAAGTTTGAATGGCACcattttgaatgcattttgaaaaatgtttggaaTAATTTATTCTGTCACAGCCACTTTAACTAATGTTGAGATAAGCCACCTCTGTTTGGGGGCTAGATTGGAAGATTTCCTCTGGGCACGACCAAAATTTTCCTTTACCTTGGATTTTACTTTACCTTGGGTTTTACCTTACCTTCTTTTGCCTTGCTCTGTAGCATCCGCTTCTGCACAGGGATTCTTGTGGTCTCGGTCTTAATCTTAATCCAAGCTAATGTTGACCATACCCAACCCATTCTCTACTTGGCAAAGGGAATAAGATAACACTGCATTTTCTGAATGTGGGGGTACATGATCGAGTGCTTGAGCCGGGTAGACCCGCAAACCCTTCTTAAACCTTCTTGCAACCGGTTTTGCTGCAGTCACAAATGCTGTTGTAACGCCTGGATAGGCATGGGAGAATATATGGGCAGCAGGACACCATGCAGGACAAGGGGCTGCGGGCACAAGCTGCAGTGAAGGAAAGTCCGACtagataaaagggaaaaaacttcACAGCTGAGGGCAAAGTACAGGCGCGGGTTGCCCTGAGAGGCTGTACcatctccttccttggagatattcagactTGACTGAATGAGACCCTGAGGAAAACCTTTGCACGGTGGACGctgtccctgctctgagcaggtggCGGGACCAGAGAGGCGCCCCAGGCCTGACCTCCACGTGTCCCTTCCAAATTAAACTATTCTGAGATTCGTGTTTCAGAAATCTGGGAAGCAATGGCTTCGGTTGTTTACAGAGATACAAAGCGTCTGCAGCCTGTCTCAATAATAGCGTTTAGCCTGCAGGAGGACGCAGATGAGGATGGATGTAATGAGTGCTGACACTCTAATTCCCTCTGAATGCACCCACCTTTTACCGTGGTGTGGCCTGTGTGCCGCCTTCATTTGGACTGGGTGAGGcagtaaacacatttttcttccaatGAATTTTTCAAAATTGTATCTACGTGGTTTGCATGCTGTTCCCACAACCGACAGGTCATTTTATTTCCACATTCTTTTGATCAGCACTTACAGAACAAAGATGTTCTaccaggatgggggggggggcacctttTGGCTTGTCCCCTTGGTGCTGGGAAAGCCACATTGCTGCAAGTGGAAACTGATACTGGGTTCGGTAGCGATTGGCAGGAGGCGGTCATGCTTTGCTTCGTCGATTCATGTGCGTTAGAGAGGCAATACATCGGCTGCGGGTTCGCGGTGAGATGAGGAGGGAGCTGCCATTTTTTATGCCCATGCGACTGGGTCTTCTCTGGTCTGACCTTATCATTTTGGGGGACCTCGGGAAAGAGCGCGGACGCTTTCGCTGGTCGACAGGTTGCGGACCCTAGAGTCTGCACTGCCCGGAGAGGGCGGGCGAGAAGCGGGCTTTTTTCGCACCAATTCGTAGGGCCGTTCGGAGACGTTTCCCTCGGGCGGCGTACGAAGCTCCCCGCTGGGCCCAGAGCCATCCCCGCGGGCGCTGCCGGAACGCAAAACTCGCCGCGTTCTCCTCACGAACGCCCCGCGGACGGCGTTCGAGGCgggaaacaccccccccccctccacacacacacccccccccccgcgaacCCACCCGGGGGGGAACAGCGGGAGCGGCGGACAGAGGGGCCGGACGGGCCCTCCTCCCGGCCGGCAGCTACAAGGGGCCTTCGCCCCCTCCTTCTCCGCTCACCGACCCCGAGCAAacccgccggccccggcgccgagcgaggcggccccggcggccgccgaCCCTCCCGCCTCAGCGCGGCGGAGCCGACGCAGCGGCACGCCCCGCCTCCTCCCCTGCTGAcgccggggcggggcgcggggctgtGAGGAGAAGAgggcggccgccgggccggcGGGAAAAACTTCTCCGTTGTTCAGCACCACAGACAGGGCGGGCGCGGCGCCGCCGGCCCGGTatgcgcgccccgccgccgccccgccgcctccccgccgccgccgctccccgcctcTGCCCCCGCACGGCCGCGGCGGCCCGGGCGGCGATGGAGGCAGCGGCGGTTCTGAACGGGAGCGgagcggccgcccccccccggctgcccggcggcggcggaggaggcggcggcggcggcaacggcTCGCTGGAGCTGTCGTCGCGgacccccgcgcccgccgccctcAACCCTTGGGACGTGATGCTGTGCGTCTCCGGCACCGCCATCGCCTGCGAGAACGCCCTGGTGGTGGCCATCATCTGCTACTCGCCCGCCCTGCGCACCCCCATGTTCGTGCTGGTGGGCAGCCTGGCCACGGCTGACCTCCTGGCCGGCCTCGGCCTCATCCTCAACTTCGTTTTCCAGTACGTGATCCGCTCGGAGACCGTCAGCCTGCTGACGGTGGGCTTCCTCGTCGCCTCCTTCGCCGCCTCGGTGAGCAGCTTGCTGGCCATCACGGTGGATCGCTACCTGTCCCTCTACAACGCCCTCACCTACTACTCGGAGAGGACGGTGCTCTGCATCCACACCATGCTGGCGGGCGCCTGGGGGGTCTCcctctgcctggggctgctgcccGTCCTGGGCTGGAACTGCCTCCGCGACCGCGCCGCCTGCAGCGTCGTCAGACCCTTGACCAAGAGCAACGTGACGCTGCTGTCCGCCTCTTTCTTCCTGGTTTTCCTCATCATGCTCCATCTCTACGTCGAGATCTGCAAGATCGTCTGCAGGCATGCCCACCAGATAGCCCTCCAGCAGCACTTTCTGACTGCTTCGCACTACGTCGCCACCAAAAAGGGAGTCTCTACCCTCGCTATAATCCTCGGGACTTTCGGAGCCAGCTGGCTGCCTTTTGCCATCTACTGCGTAGTGGGGGATCCCGACTACCCTTCCGTGTACACGTACGCCACGCTTCTACCCGCCACCTACAACTCCATGATCAACCCCATCATTTACGCCTACAGAAACCAGGAAATCCAGAGGTCCATGTGGGTGCTCTTCTGCGGCTGCTTTCAGGCTAAAGTGCCCTTTCGCTCCCGGTCCCCCAGCGATGTCTGAGTGACTTTTCTCTCTGTCATACCGCACCGAGTGACAATCCACCCAGTGCCTGTTCTCAACTTCAAACTACGTCGTGAAGTCGTTGGAAACATGCTTAAGTATTAGCACTTTATACATGTTTGTATCTCTGAGAGCGGTTCGGGGTACGGAGCTTTGGGTTCTGTGAAAAAAAAGCGTGGTTGTATATAAATTTGCACATCACATTTGTAAAGTGAAGACATTCCGATACTGCTTAATTATAGCACCTTATTTCTAGCTGCTGACCTGCCAAAACAGTGTTGCCTTTCCAAagggcagagagaaagaaagttGTGTTTGTGTTGTATTTGTacgtgtgtgtgttgggggggggggcgggtaggGGTGgggtgtatgtatgtatgtatgtgtgtatctaTACTTTGCAGCACAATATTGATAAATTATAAAATTTTGTatacaaataaaaacatgtaaGATGCAGTATAACTTTGTGTGTTTAGATGCTTTTAGAAACAAGGGAGCTGGCAAATTTGCCAGCTGAGCAAAGTCCCTGTGTTTACTTTCGAAAGCTCCCCGTGTAATTCTGCCTAAAGAGATCATCATTCACTATGGAGATGAAATACTGCACCAAGAAGGGCACCTTCCTGCTTGCTTGTTTATTTGTTCTCTTCTTTAGTCTGGCAAAGAGAGAGTAACGAAGAGCACAAACTCCTTTTTATTCTCCAgcaaccaaagaaacaaaaagcccagTCAAATAGGCTGCCGATGACAATTACTCGCCAGGTTTCCAGTAGCTTTTATCTTCAAGCTGTAAGTTAGCCCTTTATGATAATGCTCCATTAAAAAGTTACCAAACTGTGGGCAAAAAATCGGACTCTAAGCTgggctcttttcttcctcttttagtCTAACCTGTAAAATGCCACAATAAATTGATTTTCCTTATCATCCACAGTTCTGAAGGGAACCTGAATtgtttctccccctcctttttttggaTTGCATGCTGTAGAAAAATCATTTAAGTGCATCTTTGCTGTCTGCCGGTCTCAGAGCAGTATACAGTTTCCTGATAATCCCACATCTTAGTGGCTTCAAAGAGCCCATCACAGGTCAATGTTGTTCAGAGTTCGGAAACACTTCTTTGCTCTGGTTCAAATTCACCGGCGACTGATTTATTTAGAGCAATAATATGCACGGCAGATTTCAGAAGCAGTCTTGCTGCTTATTTAGTTATAGTTATGCTACATTTACATCCCGGTTATGTTATAGTTTATCACTATCATTTCAATTTGTATTTAAGGGCTGAAAGAGATTGCTTTTATGTACATAGTACCATATAAAAACTTTGGACTAATGTGTTTCCCAGCTTATGACCGGGCAATGCATCAAGCATTTGcctgctggagcagctggggcCACAAGGATCCAACAAGCCTCAGCGAGGCTGTGAATCGGTAATGCTGTATTTATGTGAGTGCAAGTATTATGAAAACCAGTATCATTTCACTGATAATACAAagatattgcatttaaaaaaaaaaaaactgtattcCAGATTCCGCTAGCCCCATTATTTTTATCAATTCTAATAATCACAAATGTGACATTTTAATTGATGAATACCTTCAGGCACGCAGTTCATCAGGGCACTGTTGCAGTGATGTTACAAATATGATTTAAACCAGATCTTACGGTAGGTCAAAACACCGCTCAGATTAACAGCTCTGAAGTTGCTAGTGAGAAAGCTTATTTTCTCCCCGTCTTTCAAGCCCTCATCTCATACACTACATCTAAGCTAGTGAATAAAAGAGGGCAAGGCCTGCCCTCCAGCC
It includes:
- the GPR6 gene encoding G-protein coupled receptor 6; the protein is MEAAAVLNGSGAAAPPRLPGGGGGGGGGGNGSLELSSRTPAPAALNPWDVMLCVSGTAIACENALVVAIICYSPALRTPMFVLVGSLATADLLAGLGLILNFVFQYVIRSETVSLLTVGFLVASFAASVSSLLAITVDRYLSLYNALTYYSERTVLCIHTMLAGAWGVSLCLGLLPVLGWNCLRDRAACSVVRPLTKSNVTLLSASFFLVFLIMLHLYVEICKIVCRHAHQIALQQHFLTASHYVATKKGVSTLAIILGTFGASWLPFAIYCVVGDPDYPSVYTYATLLPATYNSMINPIIYAYRNQEIQRSMWVLFCGCFQAKVPFRSRSPSDV